The proteins below come from a single Lodderomyces elongisporus chromosome 3, complete sequence genomic window:
- the TIF6 gene encoding Eukaryotic translation initiation factor 6 (BUSCO:EOG092644O2): protein MASRTQFENSNEVGVFSKLTNSYCLVAVGGSENFYSSFEAELGDVIPIVHTTIAGTRIVGRMTAGNRRGLLVPTQTTDQELMHLRNSLPDSVKIQRVEERLSALGNVICCNDYVALVHPDIERETEELIADVLGVEVFRQTIAGNVLVGSYCSLSNQGGLVHPQTSIQDQEELSSLLQVPLVAGTVNRGSNVVGAGMVVNDWLAVAGSDTTAPELSVIESIFRLQDAQPDAIGGNLRDTLIETYS from the coding sequence ATGGCGTCAAGAACTCAATTTGAAAACTCCAATGAAGTTGGTGTGTTCTCAAAACTTACCAATTCATACTGTTTAGTTGCTGTGGGTGGATCTGAAAACTTTTACTCGTCATTTGAAGCCGAGCTTGGAGATGTCATACCAATAGTGCATACAACGATAGCAGGTACTCGTATAGTCGGTAGAATGACTGCTGGAAATCGAAGAGGTCTATTAGTTCCAACACAGACCACCGATCAAGAGTTGATGCACTTGAGAAACTCACTACCCGACTCAGTAAAGATCCAAAGAGTTGAAGAAAGGTTATCTGCTTTGGGTAACGTGATATGTTGTAATGATTACGTCGCATTGGTGCATCCTGATATCGAAAGAGAGACAGAGGAGTTGATTGCAGATGTCTTGGGAGTCGAAGTGTTTCGTCAAACAATTGCAGGAAATGTGTTGGTAGGCTCATATTGTTCCTTGAGTAACCAAGGTGGATTAGTACACCCACAAACATCTATACAAGATCAAGAAGAGTTGAGTAGTTTGTTGCAAGTGCCATTGGTGGCTGGTACTGTCAATAGAGGTAGCAATGTCGTTGGTGCTGGAATGGTGGTGAATGATTGGTTGGCAGTTGCTGGTAGTGATACTACTGCACCAGAATTGTCCGTCATTGAATCAATATTCAGATTGCAAGATGCACAACCAGATGCCATTGGCGGTAACTTGAGAGATACATTGATTGAGACATACTCTTAG
- the KGD2 gene encoding 2-oxoglutarate dehydrogenase complex E2 component (BUSCO:EOG09263I7I): MLSRSVSSSIKRSAKTTTLKARAVTTLKTANASPSLTRSLYTSINNNNQSSSLKANTTITTKTNAFNTPFTFQRFASTKVKVPDMAESITEGTLAAFTKEVGDFVKQDETIATIETDKIDVEVNSPVSGTIKSFLVDVEATVEVGQEIAEIEEGDAPAAGNEGAEKAKPEESSKKDEGKEESKPEPKKQDAEKSKPQPFKKEESSSKPASSSSSKKDTSAKESSSTPSFTNFSRNEERVKMNRMRLRIAERLKESQNTAASLTTFNEVDMSNLMEMRKLYKDEFLDKTGIKLGFMGAFSKAACLAAKDIPAVNASIENNDTLVFRDYTDISIAVATPKGLVTPIVRNAESRSILGIEQEIANLGKKARDGKLTLEDMTGGTFTISNGGVFGSLYGTPIINMPQTAVLGLHGVKERPVTVNGQIVSRPMMYLALTYDHRVLDGREAVTFLKTIKELIEDPRKMLLLE; this comes from the coding sequence ATGTTATCCAGAAGTGTAAGTTCATCGATTAAGCGTAGTGCTAAAACTACCACATTAAAGGCTAGAGCAGTAACGACTTTGAAGACTGCCAATGCTTCGCCATCATTGACCAGATCACTTTACACATCcattaacaataacaaccaATCTTCAAGTTTAAAAGccaacaccaccattactacTAAAACCAATGCTTTCAATACTCCATTCACATTCCAAAGATTTGCATCAACCAAGGTGAAGGTGCCGGATATGGCGGAGTCTATCACTGAAGGTACTTTGGCTGCTTTCACAAAGGAAGTTGGCGACTTTGTAAAACAAGATGAAACAATTGCCACCATCGAAACAGACAAAATCGATGTCGAAGTCAACTCACCAGTCTCTGGTACCATCAAGAGCTTCTTGGTTGACGTTGAAGCTACCGTTGAAGTTGGCCAAGAAATTgctgaaattgaagaaggtgACGCACCAGCTGCCGGTAATGAAGGCGCCGAAAAGGCAAAACCAGAAGAATCTTCAAAGAAGGATGAAGGAAAGGAGGAAAGCAAACCAGAGCCAAAGAAGCAAGATGCTGAAAAGAGCAAACCTCAACCTTTTAAAAAGGAAGAGTCCAGCAGCAAACCagcctcttcttcctcttcaaaGAAGGACACTTCAGCTAAAGAGTCATCTTCAACACCATCATTCACCAACTTTTCCAGAAACGAAGAAAGAGTCAAGATGAACAGAATGAGATTGAGAATTGCCGAGCGTCTTAAGGAATCTCAAAACACTGCTGCCTCATTAACCACATTCAACGAGGTTGACATGTCCAACTTGATGGAGATGAGAAAATTATACAAGGACGAATTCCTCGACAAGACCGGTATAAAGTTGGGATTCATGGGTGCGTTCTCCAAGGCTGCCTGCTTAGCTGCCAAAGATATTCCCGCTGTTAACGCATCAATCGAAAACAACGACACATTGGTGTTTAGAGACTACACTGATATTTCAATTGCTGTTGCTACACCAAAAGGTTTGGTCACCCCAATTGTGAGAAACGCCGAGTCAAGATCCATCTTGGGCATTGAACAAGAAATTGCCAACTTGGGTAAAAAGGCCCGTGACGGTAAGTTGACCTTGGAAGACATGACTGGTGGTACATTCACCATCTCTAACGGTGGTGTGTTTGGTTCCCTTTACGGTACaccaatcatcaacatGCCACAAACCGCTGTGTTGGGATTGCACGGTGTCAAAGAAAGACCAGTCACTGTTAACGGACAAATTGTTTCAAGACCAATGATGTACTTGGCCTTGACTTATGACCACAGAGTCTTGGATGGTAGAGAAGCCGTGACTTTCTTAAAGACAATTAAGGAATTGATTGAAGACCCAAGAAAGATGTTGCTTTTGGAATAA